One window of the Nocardia huaxiensis genome contains the following:
- a CDS encoding aldehyde dehydrogenase, which produces MREYDSFYIGGTWVRPSGETPPIAVISPTDEQSFSTVPSAGPADVDRAVAAARGALTAPEWAGLTAEHRAALLERLADELQKNLADRAALTTRQNGMPIAVATFAEGSGPVGLLRYYAALARTIAFEELRPRADGLGDTLVRRQPVGVVAAIVPWNFPQALTMAKVAPALAAGCTVVLKPAPETSLDAFELAAAAERAGLPAGVLNVVTGGVDAGEHLVAHPGVDKVAFTGSTAAGRRIGEVCGRLLRPVTLELGGKSAAIVLDDADLADTITGLATGSLLNNGQTCYLSTRILAPHSRYREVVDAVAGLANALTVGDPMDPATHVGPLVSRRQRDRVESYIAAGKASGARVAAGGGRPDREQGWFVQPTVFADSDNTSVIAREEIFGPVLTVIPYGDIDEAVAIANDSEYGLGGTIWTSDPEKGVELARRVETGSIGVNFYNLDIGAPFGGVKASGLGREFGPEGLNAYVELKSIYLSPRGTAR; this is translated from the coding sequence ATGCGTGAATACGACTCCTTCTACATCGGCGGGACCTGGGTCCGGCCGAGTGGCGAAACCCCTCCGATCGCCGTCATTTCCCCTACCGACGAGCAGAGTTTCAGCACCGTTCCGTCCGCCGGCCCCGCCGACGTGGACCGTGCGGTCGCCGCGGCACGCGGCGCGCTGACCGCCCCGGAATGGGCCGGGCTCACCGCCGAGCACCGGGCCGCGCTGCTGGAGCGGCTGGCCGATGAGTTGCAGAAGAATCTCGCCGATCGTGCGGCGCTGACCACCCGGCAGAACGGAATGCCGATCGCGGTGGCGACTTTCGCCGAGGGCTCGGGGCCGGTCGGACTGCTGCGGTATTACGCCGCCCTCGCCCGGACCATCGCCTTCGAGGAACTTCGGCCGCGCGCCGACGGCCTGGGCGACACACTGGTCCGGCGTCAGCCGGTCGGCGTGGTCGCGGCGATCGTGCCCTGGAACTTCCCGCAGGCGCTGACCATGGCCAAGGTGGCGCCCGCCTTGGCCGCGGGGTGCACCGTGGTGCTCAAGCCCGCCCCCGAAACGTCCTTGGACGCATTCGAACTCGCGGCCGCCGCCGAGCGAGCGGGGTTGCCCGCCGGCGTACTCAACGTGGTCACCGGCGGCGTCGACGCCGGTGAGCACCTCGTCGCCCATCCGGGAGTGGACAAGGTCGCCTTCACCGGATCCACCGCGGCGGGCCGTCGCATCGGCGAAGTATGCGGACGCCTGTTGCGGCCGGTCACCTTGGAGCTCGGCGGCAAGTCCGCGGCGATCGTCCTCGACGACGCCGATCTCGCCGACACCATCACCGGCCTGGCAACAGGTTCGCTGCTCAACAATGGCCAGACCTGCTACCTGTCCACCCGAATCCTCGCCCCGCACAGCCGGTATCGGGAAGTCGTCGATGCGGTCGCCGGTCTCGCCAACGCATTGACAGTCGGTGATCCCATGGATCCGGCCACCCACGTCGGCCCCTTGGTGAGCCGACGACAGCGCGACCGGGTGGAGTCCTATATCGCCGCGGGGAAAGCATCGGGTGCCCGGGTCGCGGCGGGAGGCGGGCGACCGGACCGAGAACAGGGGTGGTTCGTGCAGCCCACGGTCTTCGCGGACTCGGACAACACCTCGGTGATCGCCCGTGAGGAGATCTTCGGCCCGGTGCTGACCGTGATCCCCTACGGCGATATCGACGAGGCCGTGGCGATCGCCAACGACTCCGAATACGGTCTCGGCGGCACGATTTGGACCTCCGACCCCGAGAAGGGAGTCGAGTTGGCGCGGCGAGTCGAGACCGGCTCCATCGGCGTCAATTTCTACAACCTGGACATCGGTGCGCCCTTCGGCGGGGTGAAAGCCAGTGGACTCGGCCGGGAATTCGGCCCGGAGGGGCTGAACGCCTATGTCGAACTGAAGTCGATTTATCTTTCCCCGCGGGGGACCGCACGATGA
- a CDS encoding acyl-CoA synthetase produces the protein MYPGAYVSQFPDKPAAVLASTGETLTYRDLDRNSARLARFLHDVGLRRGDHIAVLADNHPRVFEIYWAAMRSGLYITVVNWHLTPAEAAYIIDDCGAGVLIAAASLADLAEQVAGEVPNVRVRLAYHGSVDGYDSYEAALDKSSPEPLPDQPRGSDMLYSSGTTGRPKGIKPPLPDCQVDEPGDSYVAVFGHMYGFDQDSVYLSPAPIYHAAPLRFSGVVQALGGTVVLMERFDAEEALATIERYRVTHSQWVPTMFVRMLKLGEGVRDRYDLSSLRVAVHAAAPCPIEVKQAMIDWWGPVLYEYYSSTEGNGITFISTEEWLRKRGSVGRAGAGIIRVCGDDGAELPPGETGTIYFERDTPPFVYHNDPDKSAHTRHPAHSTWTTTGDLGYVDDEGYLFLTDRQAFMIISGGVNIYPQEIENCLALHPKVFDVAVIGVPDPEMGEAALAIVQPVRHSDAGPELAEELRNYLRDRVAGFKVPRRVEFTRDLPRTPTGKLVKGKLRDLYR, from the coding sequence ATGTATCCCGGCGCGTATGTTTCTCAATTTCCCGACAAGCCGGCCGCGGTTCTCGCGTCTACCGGCGAGACGCTCACGTACCGGGATCTCGATCGGAATTCGGCACGGTTGGCGCGATTCCTCCACGACGTCGGGCTACGCCGCGGCGATCACATCGCGGTGCTGGCCGACAATCATCCTCGGGTCTTCGAAATATATTGGGCCGCAATGCGTTCCGGCCTGTACATCACGGTCGTCAACTGGCATCTCACGCCCGCCGAAGCCGCCTACATCATCGACGACTGCGGGGCCGGTGTCCTGATCGCGGCGGCGTCACTGGCCGACCTGGCCGAGCAGGTCGCCGGCGAGGTGCCGAACGTCCGTGTCCGCCTCGCCTATCACGGATCCGTCGACGGCTACGACTCCTACGAAGCGGCGCTGGACAAGTCGTCGCCGGAACCGTTGCCGGACCAGCCGCGGGGATCGGACATGCTCTATTCCTCGGGCACGACCGGCCGGCCCAAGGGCATCAAGCCGCCACTGCCCGACTGTCAGGTCGACGAGCCGGGTGACAGCTACGTCGCGGTGTTCGGGCACATGTACGGCTTCGATCAGGACAGCGTGTATCTGTCCCCGGCCCCGATCTACCACGCCGCCCCGTTGCGATTCAGCGGAGTCGTCCAGGCGCTGGGCGGGACCGTGGTGCTCATGGAGCGATTCGACGCCGAGGAAGCGCTGGCGACGATCGAGCGGTATCGGGTGACCCACAGCCAATGGGTCCCAACGATGTTCGTGCGCATGCTCAAGCTGGGCGAGGGCGTCCGCGACCGGTACGACCTGTCGAGCCTGCGAGTCGCCGTGCATGCCGCCGCGCCCTGCCCGATCGAGGTGAAGCAGGCGATGATCGACTGGTGGGGGCCGGTGTTGTACGAGTACTACTCGTCGACCGAGGGCAACGGCATCACCTTCATCTCCACCGAGGAGTGGCTGCGCAAGCGCGGCTCGGTCGGCCGGGCCGGCGCCGGAATCATCCGGGTCTGTGGCGACGACGGCGCCGAGCTTCCCCCGGGTGAGACCGGAACGATCTACTTCGAGCGCGACACGCCGCCGTTCGTCTACCACAACGATCCCGATAAGTCCGCGCACACAAGGCATCCGGCCCATTCGACCTGGACCACCACCGGCGACCTGGGCTACGTGGACGACGAGGGCTACCTGTTCCTCACCGACCGCCAGGCTTTCATGATCATCTCCGGTGGCGTGAACATCTATCCGCAGGAGATAGAGAACTGTCTTGCCCTGCACCCCAAGGTTTTCGATGTCGCCGTGATCGGTGTGCCCGATCCGGAGATGGGCGAAGCCGCCCTGGCGATCGTGCAACCCGTCAGACACTCCGACGCGGGCCCGGAGTTGGCGGAGGAGCTGCGGAACTACCTCCGCGACCGAGTCGCCGGTTTCAAGGTGCCCCGTCGCGTCGAATTCACGCGCGACCTACCCCGCACACCCACCGGAAAGCTTGTCAAGGGCAAGCTCCGCGACCTCTACCGGTAG
- a CDS encoding thiolase family protein produces the protein MKDSSRASIAGLGITEVGKIYGRSATDFAADAVRRAAADAGLRATDIDGLLVSSGLRRDLGISLANVLGLRDLRLLTEMNAYGATAGSMLTYAAAAVTSGMAETVACVFADAPLQPKLSAGAAYTGRGRKPATGFASYNIASGITNANARYALATRRHMETYGTTSEQLGHIAVAQRSWAALNPLAQLRDPITLADHQNSRWIADPLHLLDCCLVSNGGAAVIVTTAERARNLAQPPVDILGWGQGHPGQLAERGSEFGLRTGAAISGPTALKMAGVSVGDVDLVELYDCYTFTVLITLEDYGFCAKGEGGAFVADGRLGPGGALPLNTGGGQLSSYYLWGMTPLTEAVIQGRGQAGERQVGKRDVILVSGNGGVLDHHSTLVLKGA, from the coding sequence GTGAAGGATTCGAGCCGGGCGTCCATCGCCGGCCTCGGCATCACCGAGGTCGGCAAAATCTACGGTCGCAGCGCCACCGACTTCGCCGCCGACGCGGTCCGCCGCGCCGCCGCCGACGCTGGATTGCGGGCAACAGACATCGACGGACTGCTGGTCTCCAGTGGCCTGAGGCGCGATCTCGGCATCTCCCTGGCCAATGTTCTCGGACTGCGCGATCTGCGACTGCTCACCGAAATGAACGCCTACGGTGCCACCGCGGGATCGATGCTGACGTACGCGGCCGCCGCGGTGACGAGCGGTATGGCCGAGACCGTGGCATGTGTTTTCGCCGACGCGCCATTGCAACCCAAACTGTCCGCGGGCGCGGCTTATACCGGTCGCGGCCGCAAACCGGCCACCGGCTTCGCGAGCTACAACATCGCCAGCGGCATCACCAACGCGAATGCCAGATACGCGCTCGCCACCCGTCGGCACATGGAGACCTACGGAACCACCAGCGAGCAGCTCGGGCATATCGCGGTCGCACAGCGGTCCTGGGCCGCGTTGAATCCCCTTGCCCAGCTGCGTGATCCGATCACGTTGGCGGACCACCAGAATTCCCGCTGGATCGCCGACCCCCTGCATCTGCTCGACTGCTGTCTCGTCTCCAACGGCGGGGCCGCGGTGATCGTCACCACCGCGGAGCGGGCACGAAACCTCGCGCAGCCGCCGGTCGACATCCTCGGCTGGGGCCAGGGCCATCCCGGTCAGCTCGCCGAACGGGGCTCGGAGTTCGGATTGCGCACGGGCGCAGCTATTTCCGGCCCGACCGCGCTGAAGATGGCCGGGGTCTCCGTCGGCGACGTCGACCTCGTCGAACTCTACGACTGCTACACCTTCACGGTCCTGATCACCTTGGAGGACTACGGATTCTGCGCGAAGGGTGAGGGCGGCGCGTTCGTCGCCGACGGGCGGCTCGGACCGGGAGGCGCGTTGCCGCTCAATACCGGTGGCGGGCAGCTGTCGTCGTACTACCTGTGGGGTATGACGCCTCTCACCGAAGCTGTCATCCAGGGCCGTGGTCAGGCGGGCGAGCGCCAGGTGGGCAAACGTGACGTGATCTTGGTCAGTGGCAACGGCGGTGTGCTCGATCACCATTCGACTCTCGTCTTGAAGGGGGCGTGA
- a CDS encoding cytochrome P450: MNALISTRPYDAIDLSTRAFWSTTAADRERSFAVLREQRPVSWQRPPESLQQNPDAVGFWAVVRHRDIVEVSRRHDVFISGKGVLFADMPEEALEATQSFLAMDPPRHTKIRKLVSAAFTPRQVKRIEDQIKTNAADIVRELAAAGSGVDFVRQCSSLLPLRTLADMVGIPEDRRVEAAEAANDLVSLNDEVHLAGRDPLGLLVVQTMYLHQLALEMAERRRADPADDLMTNLVQAEIDGERLTDKEIAAFFVLLCVAGNDTTRQTTSHALRALTDFPEQREWLMADIDGRIPTAVEEFVRWSTPVMTFRRTAVADYELGGQVIKAGERVVMVYPSGNWDTSVFADPDRLDLSRDPNPHLGFGGGGPHFCLGNHVAKTQLRALFSELLRNIPDIRASAPEYLVGDFIHGVRAMPCEFGA, from the coding sequence ATGAATGCTCTCATTTCCACTCGCCCGTACGATGCGATCGACCTGTCCACGCGTGCGTTCTGGTCCACCACCGCAGCCGATCGCGAGCGGAGTTTCGCGGTCCTGCGCGAGCAACGGCCCGTCAGTTGGCAGCGCCCCCCGGAGTCGTTGCAGCAGAACCCGGATGCCGTGGGCTTCTGGGCGGTCGTGCGCCATCGCGACATCGTCGAAGTCAGTCGCCGTCACGATGTCTTCATCTCCGGTAAGGGCGTGCTGTTCGCCGACATGCCCGAGGAAGCGCTCGAAGCCACCCAGTCTTTCCTCGCCATGGATCCGCCACGGCACACCAAGATTCGCAAATTGGTCAGCGCGGCCTTCACCCCGAGGCAGGTGAAGCGCATCGAGGACCAGATCAAGACCAATGCCGCGGACATCGTGCGCGAACTCGCCGCCGCCGGCAGCGGGGTGGATTTCGTGCGCCAGTGTTCCAGCCTGCTTCCGTTGCGCACGTTGGCGGATATGGTCGGTATCCCGGAGGATCGCCGTGTGGAAGCGGCCGAGGCCGCCAACGACCTCGTGTCACTGAACGATGAGGTGCACCTGGCCGGGCGTGATCCGCTCGGGCTGCTCGTGGTCCAGACCATGTACCTGCACCAACTGGCGCTCGAGATGGCCGAGCGGCGGCGGGCCGATCCGGCGGACGACCTCATGACCAACCTTGTGCAGGCCGAGATCGATGGGGAGCGGCTCACCGACAAGGAGATCGCCGCGTTCTTCGTCCTGCTGTGCGTCGCCGGTAACGACACCACCCGCCAGACCACGAGCCACGCCCTGCGGGCCCTGACCGACTTCCCGGAACAACGGGAGTGGCTGATGGCCGACATCGACGGCCGGATCCCCACTGCCGTCGAGGAATTCGTGCGCTGGTCCACGCCGGTGATGACGTTCCGCCGCACCGCCGTAGCCGACTACGAACTGGGCGGCCAGGTGATCAAGGCCGGTGAGAGGGTGGTCATGGTCTATCCCTCCGGCAATTGGGACACCTCGGTCTTCGCCGACCCCGACCGGCTCGATCTGAGCCGTGATCCGAACCCGCACTTGGGTTTCGGCGGCGGTGGCCCCCACTTCTGCCTCGGCAATCATGTCGCCAAAACTCAGTTGCGGGCGCTGTTTTCCGAACTGCTGCGCAATATTCCGGATATTCGGGCCAGCGCGCCCGAGTACCTCGTCGGCGACTTCATCCACGGCGTCCGCGCGATGCCGTGCGAATTCGGCGCGTGA
- a CDS encoding TetR/AcrR family transcriptional regulator — MPPMTRSSQPRRREKRIALEGRLLDAAETLMSEQNLTFAELSVDRLAGAAGISRASFYLYFEDKGQLLRQLAQQALTEISEAAKTWWLAAERNNPDDLQQAMKNVLATYRQRRLILSAVVEEATYDQGIAEVFNELIDGVRNTTREIIERGQAGGRIRPMPAEEIAGALTWMVERVCYQMIRNTEPENDETLAAALTQIIWNTLYLTDPAQ, encoded by the coding sequence ATGCCACCGATGACTCGCAGTTCACAGCCACGGCGCAGAGAAAAACGAATCGCCCTCGAGGGCCGGCTGCTCGATGCGGCCGAGACGTTGATGAGCGAGCAGAACCTGACGTTCGCCGAACTGAGCGTCGATCGGCTGGCCGGCGCTGCCGGCATCTCCCGAGCCTCGTTTTATCTCTACTTCGAGGACAAGGGACAACTCCTGCGCCAATTGGCGCAGCAGGCACTCACCGAAATATCCGAAGCAGCCAAGACCTGGTGGCTGGCTGCCGAGCGGAACAATCCCGATGATCTACAGCAAGCGATGAAAAACGTCCTCGCGACCTATCGGCAACGCCGCCTGATCTTGTCCGCGGTCGTCGAGGAAGCCACCTACGATCAGGGCATCGCCGAAGTCTTCAACGAACTGATCGATGGCGTTCGCAACACCACTCGCGAGATCATCGAACGCGGACAGGCCGGCGGCCGCATCCGCCCCATGCCCGCCGAGGAGATCGCCGGCGCCCTGACCTGGATGGTCGAACGCGTCTGCTACCAGATGATCCGTAACACCGAACCGGAGAACGACGAGACGCTCGCCGCCGCCCTGACCCAAATCATCTGGAACACGCTGTATCTCACCGATCCGGCACAGTGA
- a CDS encoding acetate--CoA ligase family protein, whose amino-acid sequence MTSQITPERLASLFRPRSVALVGASDKSGFSLTTYRNLLKAGFGDRVFLVNRRGVETHRRPTVTSCAAIGEPVDVAFMMVPQAGMLDALTDAAAAGIRNAVVLSSGYGEAGAAGRRAQTELVAHAESLGMVLLGPNHLGFANFAEQVPVASIPGLPRESGPVALLSQSGASCGAMVDFAAMTGIGLSYLVTLGNEAMITAGHVLDYLVDDEHTRAVAIFMEAIRDPEVFRAAARRAAEAGKAVVVLKAGSSELSARTAAAHTGALVGDDATIDAIFRDLGVIRVDTVEDMLITAGAAAHLGRLDRPGIGVVSISGGACDILADRADDIGAPLPTIAEDTVAQLTAILPEYGTVQNPLDVTGAAIIDPGIFTRCIEAMSADPSVGVVAVINTLPWQGSDSKPYAAQTAINAIGAGIGKAAGPVVYVSQVVQPITAYTRRVMDEAEIPYAVPGLKQAVVALRNIGWWSETTRDLISPRTLDAPQVAPTIRDRRGPWSEESARRLLTEAGIPVVPARLVNSADDAVAAAAEFDGAVAVKIVSPDILHKSDLGGVRLGVTGDGEVRRAYREVVAAAEAVPDARIEGVLVSPMRSGGVELLVGVVRDPQWGLMLAVALGGVFVEVLRDSALTPLPVTPAKARRLLEELRGLPLLQGARGTDPADLDALAAVISRVGALAEALGENLESLEINPLRVAGTVVEALDALVTWKDDA is encoded by the coding sequence ATGACCTCACAGATCACACCCGAACGGCTGGCGTCGTTGTTCCGCCCGCGCAGCGTCGCGCTCGTCGGTGCGTCGGACAAATCGGGGTTCTCCCTCACTACGTACCGCAATCTGCTGAAGGCAGGGTTCGGCGACCGAGTGTTCCTGGTCAACCGTCGCGGCGTGGAAACACACCGGCGGCCCACGGTCACCTCGTGTGCCGCGATCGGCGAACCGGTCGATGTCGCGTTCATGATGGTGCCGCAGGCCGGCATGCTCGATGCGCTCACCGATGCGGCCGCGGCCGGGATCCGCAACGCGGTCGTGCTGTCGTCCGGGTACGGGGAGGCGGGTGCGGCCGGTCGGCGCGCACAGACCGAACTGGTCGCCCACGCCGAATCGCTGGGCATGGTGCTGCTCGGACCGAACCACCTCGGTTTCGCCAATTTCGCCGAGCAGGTGCCGGTCGCGTCGATCCCCGGCCTGCCGCGCGAGTCCGGGCCGGTGGCGCTGCTGTCACAGAGCGGGGCCAGCTGCGGCGCGATGGTGGATTTCGCGGCCATGACCGGTATCGGACTGTCCTACCTGGTCACCCTCGGCAACGAGGCGATGATCACGGCCGGACATGTGCTGGACTACCTCGTGGACGATGAGCACACCCGGGCGGTGGCGATCTTCATGGAGGCCATCCGTGATCCGGAGGTGTTCCGCGCCGCCGCCCGCCGGGCCGCCGAAGCCGGCAAGGCCGTGGTGGTGCTCAAGGCCGGCAGCAGCGAACTGTCCGCGCGCACCGCGGCGGCGCACACCGGCGCGCTGGTCGGCGATGACGCCACGATCGACGCGATATTCCGCGACCTCGGGGTCATCCGGGTCGACACCGTCGAGGACATGCTGATCACCGCCGGCGCCGCGGCGCACCTCGGGCGCTTGGATCGGCCCGGGATCGGGGTGGTGTCGATTTCCGGTGGGGCATGCGACATCCTGGCCGACCGCGCCGATGACATCGGCGCACCGCTGCCCACCATCGCCGAGGACACGGTGGCTCAGTTGACCGCGATCCTGCCCGAGTACGGCACCGTGCAGAACCCACTGGACGTCACCGGCGCGGCGATCATCGACCCCGGCATCTTCACCCGCTGCATCGAGGCGATGTCGGCCGACCCCTCCGTCGGTGTGGTCGCGGTGATCAACACCCTGCCCTGGCAGGGTAGTGACAGCAAACCGTACGCGGCCCAGACAGCCATCAACGCCATCGGCGCCGGTATCGGCAAGGCCGCCGGACCCGTGGTCTACGTCAGCCAGGTGGTCCAGCCGATAACCGCCTATACCCGTCGAGTCATGGACGAAGCGGAGATCCCCTATGCCGTACCCGGACTGAAGCAGGCCGTGGTCGCCTTGCGCAACATCGGCTGGTGGTCGGAGACGACCAGGGATCTGATCAGCCCGCGAACACTCGACGCGCCGCAAGTAGCGCCCACGATCCGAGACAGGCGGGGTCCGTGGTCGGAAGAATCAGCCCGCCGATTGCTCACCGAGGCAGGCATTCCGGTGGTCCCGGCCCGGCTGGTCAACTCCGCGGACGACGCCGTCGCGGCAGCAGCCGAGTTCGACGGAGCCGTCGCGGTGAAGATCGTGTCGCCGGACATCCTGCACAAGAGCGACCTCGGCGGCGTGCGCCTCGGAGTGACCGGTGACGGGGAGGTCCGTCGCGCATACCGGGAGGTCGTCGCGGCAGCCGAGGCGGTTCCGGACGCCCGGATCGAGGGCGTGCTGGTGTCGCCGATGCGTTCGGGCGGTGTGGAACTACTCGTCGGCGTCGTGCGTGACCCACAGTGGGGTCTGATGCTCGCGGTCGCACTCGGCGGAGTGTTCGTCGAAGTCCTGCGCGACTCGGCCCTCACGCCCCTCCCAGTCACCCCGGCCAAAGCCCGTCGTCTCCTCGAGGAATTGCGCGGCCTCCCGCTGCTGCAGGGTGCCCGTGGCACGGACCCCGCCGATCTCGACGCCCTCGCGGCCGTAATCTCCCGCGTCGGAGCGCTCGCCGAGGCATTGGGGGAGAACCTCGAATCACTGGAAATCAACCCCTTGCGAGTGGCGGGCACCGTGGTCGAAGCCCTGGACGCCCTGGTCACCTGGAAGGACGACGCCTGA
- a CDS encoding NAD(P)-dependent alcohol dehydrogenase: MLIKAAVLRAHDKPYQIEDVELAEPGPGEIRVRIAGAGMCHSDLLPRVPNYVAKPPIITGHEGSGVIEAVGSGVTGLELGDHVVLSFDSCRSCTNCQSAQSAYCDTFLARNLVGFGVDGSTPVTDADDKPVAARWFGQSSFATHVLASARNAVRVSKDLPLELLGPLGCGVQTGAGSVLLALDVRAASSIVVFGAGGVGLSAVMAAKVAGAATIVAVDLNPARLELARELGATHTFDGADENLAAALREVTGGGAHYSLDTTGLPAVISTAIRALRSTGTCGLVGIQRGELVIDPSDLAVGRTVTGIIEGSAVPQVFIPQLIALWEQGLFPFDRLIQTFPLDRINDAEQATLSGAVVKPVLIPA, translated from the coding sequence ATGCTGATCAAAGCCGCGGTGCTGCGCGCCCACGACAAGCCGTACCAGATCGAGGACGTCGAGCTGGCGGAGCCGGGGCCGGGGGAAATCCGCGTGCGGATCGCCGGCGCCGGGATGTGCCACAGCGATCTGCTGCCGAGGGTGCCGAACTACGTCGCCAAACCGCCGATCATCACCGGGCACGAAGGCTCCGGAGTGATCGAGGCGGTCGGCTCCGGCGTCACCGGCCTCGAACTCGGCGACCACGTCGTACTGTCCTTCGATTCCTGCCGGTCGTGCACCAATTGCCAGTCCGCGCAGTCCGCCTACTGCGACACCTTCCTCGCCAGGAACCTCGTCGGATTCGGCGTCGACGGTTCCACCCCCGTCACCGACGCGGACGACAAGCCGGTCGCGGCCCGGTGGTTCGGCCAGTCGTCCTTCGCCACCCATGTGCTGGCATCGGCGCGCAACGCCGTGCGGGTCTCGAAGGATCTGCCGCTGGAACTGCTCGGCCCGCTGGGCTGCGGCGTCCAGACCGGCGCCGGTTCGGTTCTCCTGGCGCTCGATGTCCGGGCAGCGTCGAGCATCGTGGTATTCGGGGCGGGTGGCGTCGGCCTGAGCGCGGTGATGGCGGCCAAGGTGGCCGGTGCGGCCACCATCGTCGCGGTCGACCTCAACCCCGCTCGACTCGAACTGGCTCGGGAGCTGGGCGCCACGCATACCTTCGACGGAGCCGACGAGAACCTGGCGGCGGCCCTGCGGGAGGTAACCGGCGGCGGCGCGCATTACAGCCTCGACACCACCGGCCTCCCGGCGGTGATCTCCACCGCGATCCGGGCACTGCGGTCCACCGGAACCTGTGGGCTGGTGGGCATCCAGCGAGGTGAGCTGGTGATCGACCCGTCGGACCTGGCCGTCGGCCGTACCGTCACCGGGATCATCGAGGGCAGTGCCGTCCCGCAGGTGTTCATCCCCCAGCTGATCGCGCTGTGGGAGCAGGGCCTGTTCCCGTTCGACCGGCTCATTCAGACCTTCCCCCTCGACCGCATCAACGACGCCGAACAGGCGACCCTGTCCGGCGCAGTTGTCAAACCGGTACTGATTCCTGCCTGA
- a CDS encoding Zn-ribbon domain-containing OB-fold protein, whose amino-acid sequence MTTQISGPPVVRDERSAEFFDASAADRLLIRKCSDCGHPLGLESRTCACGSSNLEWHNASGSGELISWSVVHHPPHPAFADQVPFPVGLIELAEGPWLNARIVGIEPDRLHAGLSLTVAFVHPAEGDSYPVFAPASSSPKEA is encoded by the coding sequence GTGACCACACAGATCTCCGGTCCCCCGGTCGTGCGCGACGAACGCAGTGCCGAGTTCTTCGATGCCAGTGCGGCCGACCGCCTGCTCATCCGGAAGTGCTCCGATTGCGGTCATCCGCTCGGTCTGGAATCGCGCACCTGTGCATGCGGAAGCTCGAACCTGGAGTGGCACAACGCATCCGGTTCAGGTGAGCTGATTTCGTGGTCGGTGGTCCACCATCCGCCGCATCCCGCCTTCGCGGACCAGGTGCCCTTCCCGGTCGGACTGATCGAACTGGCCGAGGGACCTTGGCTCAATGCGCGCATCGTCGGCATCGAACCGGACCGGTTGCATGCCGGGTTGTCCCTGACCGTCGCGTTCGTCCATCCCGCGGAGGGCGACTCGTATCCGGTGTTCGCCCCGGCGAGCTCGAGTCCAAAGGAGGCCTAG
- a CDS encoding acyl-CoA dehydrogenase family protein, translating into MSVILTEEQRAFAAALRAFSDREAGTREQLATLSDERFRGHNPELHEKLAKLGYVGVGISEAHDGGGGGAVELCLLIEEVNRGLLPVAGLGVSMIVASPYERFGTEDQKQEILGGICAGRVEAIAMSEPDAGSDVANLSTRAVLSGDHYVINGQKMWTTAAHVADHLLVVCRTEPASTRHEGLSMISVPTSAPGLTIRAIETMGGSEVNEVFFTDVRVPADRLLGTPGAGWRQLMAGLNHERLLCAAQGLGRAQRAFDDAVAYVKERKQFGRTIGSFQAVRHRLADLATAIESTRHLVYGIAHLVDQNPETPLPREASMAKLQAAELAKRATLEAMQLMGGAGYAVEFGMERQVRQAIAITIGGGVSEVQRDIIAKSYGL; encoded by the coding sequence TTGTCTGTGATCCTGACGGAGGAGCAGCGCGCGTTCGCCGCAGCGCTTCGAGCCTTCTCCGATCGAGAGGCCGGCACCCGTGAGCAGCTCGCCACGCTCTCCGACGAGCGCTTCCGCGGGCACAATCCCGAGCTGCACGAGAAGCTCGCGAAGCTGGGATATGTCGGCGTCGGCATCTCGGAAGCGCACGACGGCGGGGGCGGCGGGGCTGTGGAACTCTGCCTGCTGATCGAGGAGGTCAACCGCGGTTTGCTTCCGGTCGCGGGGCTCGGAGTCAGCATGATCGTCGCGAGTCCCTACGAGCGGTTCGGCACCGAGGATCAGAAGCAGGAAATCCTCGGCGGCATCTGCGCGGGCCGGGTCGAGGCGATCGCCATGAGCGAGCCGGACGCCGGATCCGACGTCGCCAACCTGTCCACCCGGGCCGTGTTGTCCGGCGACCACTACGTGATCAACGGACAGAAGATGTGGACCACCGCGGCGCACGTCGCGGATCACCTGCTCGTCGTGTGCCGGACCGAGCCGGCGAGCACGCGACACGAGGGCCTGAGCATGATCAGCGTGCCGACTTCGGCACCCGGCCTGACGATTCGGGCAATCGAAACCATGGGCGGGAGCGAGGTGAACGAGGTCTTCTTCACCGATGTCCGCGTTCCGGCCGACCGGCTCCTGGGCACCCCCGGCGCCGGCTGGCGGCAGCTGATGGCGGGGCTCAACCACGAACGGCTGCTCTGCGCCGCGCAGGGCCTGGGGCGCGCGCAGCGCGCCTTCGACGATGCGGTGGCATATGTCAAGGAGCGCAAGCAGTTCGGACGCACGATCGGCAGCTTCCAAGCCGTGCGCCACCGCCTCGCGGATCTCGCCACCGCGATCGAATCGACCCGGCACCTGGTCTACGGCATCGCGCACCTGGTCGACCAGAACCCCGAAACACCCTTGCCGCGTGAGGCTTCGATGGCCAAACTGCAGGCCGCCGAGCTCGCCAAACGCGCCACCCTCGAGGCGATGCAGCTGATGGGCGGCGCCGGATACGCCGTCGAGTTCGGAATGGAGCGCCAGGTTCGGCAGGCGATCGCGATAACGATCGGCGGCGGCGTCTCCGAGGTTCAGCGCGACATCATCGCCAAATCCTACGGGCTCTGA